Below is a window of Candidatus Cetobacterium colombiensis DNA.
GATAACTACAAGTTTAATATTAGACATGCTTCCAAATTCCATAACTATCCCTCCTATGGTATTCTTATATATTTAAAGTATTCGAAAAATACTCCTATTAAAAGTAAAATAAGTGCAGCTTTTAGAAATTGTTCAAAATACTCAGTTATATCATAAACACTTCTACTATCAATTTTTGATTTTTCTAAATTGTTTATCTCATTGAATATATTTTGAAACTCTTTTGAATCACTTGCTCTAAAGTATTTTCCATCTGTTGTTTGAGCAATAGAATCTAAAAGGTTTTCATCTAACTCTTTATTTTGTATGTAAGATGTTCCAAAAAAACCTGCTACAGGAATCTCTTTTGCTCCTATTCCTATAGTGTAAACTTTTATTCCCAAGCTTTTAGCTACTTCTGCTGCTCCAGTAGGACTCATTTCACCAGAGTTATTTTCTCCATCAGTCATAAGAATAACAACTTTCGATTTAGAATTTGAATCTTTTAATCTATTTAATGCAACTCCTAATCCCATACCAATAGCTGTTCTATTGTTACTTGTTATATCGTCTGTAGTTATAGTTGAAATCATATTTTTTAACACATTATGATCAAAGGTCAATGGAACTTTTGTATAGGCTTCTCCACCAAAAACAACTAGTGACAATCTATCGTTAGGTCTTTTATCTATAAATTCTTTTAAGAGTTCTTTAGATTTTTCTAGACGATTTGGATTAAAATCTCTAGCTTCCATAGATTTAGATAAATCTAAAGCTATAACTATATCAATACCATCTTTTTTTACAACTTTTCCCTCTCTTGTCAGTTGAGGTCGAGCTAATGCTAAAATCATAAGTACTGTTGATAAATATATAAAAACTTTTCCCAATAGATGTTTTTTACTTCCAGTTGAATGCTTTTTAATTATCTGTATCCCTGGAACTTTTATAGCACCTTGAGATCTTTTTCTAAAAAATAGATAGGTCACTATGGGAATTAGTAATAATATATA
It encodes the following:
- a CDS encoding vWA domain-containing protein gives rise to the protein MYNFKLPYILLLIPIVTYLFFRKRSQGAIKVPGIQIIKKHSTGSKKHLLGKVFIYLSTVLMILALARPQLTREGKVVKKDGIDIVIALDLSKSMEARDFNPNRLEKSKELLKEFIDKRPNDRLSLVVFGGEAYTKVPLTFDHNVLKNMISTITTDDITSNNRTAIGMGLGVALNRLKDSNSKSKVVILMTDGENNSGEMSPTGAAEVAKSLGIKVYTIGIGAKEIPVAGFFGTSYIQNKELDENLLDSIAQTTDGKYFRASDSKEFQNIFNEINNLEKSKIDSRSVYDITEYFEQFLKAALILLLIGVFFEYFKYIRIP